In the Epinephelus lanceolatus isolate andai-2023 chromosome 6, ASM4190304v1, whole genome shotgun sequence genome, one interval contains:
- the tmem161a gene encoding transmembrane protein 161A — MALMGIQLVVSLLAASIMQRMAPHCSFARWLLCNGSLFRFKHPSEGELCALAGKQMPKQTRRDRRQNGESKPLTVPKDIDLHLEKAPVNTIDALVLRFFLEYQWLIDFAVYATGVFLFTECYYSVVDASKEVNIGAIWCVLTVLFSIKTLHTLMSHYFRSEEGGERSVCLAFGFLSLLVAMLVLVVREDYLEFGLESGFSSLFDNLEIFAKQQGYADWSIPVTKLTVKLGLAAICAYIGALLAFPGLRLAQTHLDAVQMNSDRPLIQILLHMSFLSPVIVLILWVKPIARDFLANAPMGKTSVTIVSSETFDSMRLWIIVVLCVLRLALTRYHLQAYLNLAQKWVEQMKKEAGRIAAIDIQRKVTRIFCYLTVITLQYLVPIFLVLFSTLALKALGDFSWRAGAEQTPGVTPALVMPTAAPVLPGGLDEDEEGVEDMEEDIQATVAHLTEAFTALRSVLTPLFFRGFFAFLTWWVAACQVISSLFGIYFHQYLMQN, encoded by the exons ATG GCGCTGATGGGAATTCAGCTGGTGGTCAGCTTGCTGGCTGCCAGCATCATGCAGAGGATGGCTCCACATTGCTCATTTGCACGCTGGCTCCTTTGCAATGGAAG TCTGTTCCGGTTCAAACACCCGTCAGAAGGAGAGCTGTGTGCACTGGCTGGGAAGCAGATGCCCAAACAGACCAGGAGAGACAG GAGACAGAATGGAGAGTCCAAGCCTCTCACTGTGCCCAAAGATATCGACCTTCACCTGGAAAAAGCTCCAGTCAACACCATTGACGCTCTGG TGCTGCGTTTCTTCCTGGAGTACCAGTGGCTGATAGATTTTGCAGTCTATGCAACGGGTGTCTTTCTTTTCACTGAGTGCTACTACAGTGTTGTAGATGCCAGCAAAGAGGTCAACATCGGAGCCATCTGGTGTGTCTTGACGGTTCTCTTCAGTAT AAAGACCCTTCACACTCTGATGAGCCACTACTTCCGCTCTGAAGAGGGCGGCGAGCGCTCTGTGTGCCTTGCCTTCGGCTTCCTGTCTCTGCTCGTAGCCATGCTGGTGCTGGTGGTCAGAGAGGACTACCTGGAGTTTGGCCTGGAGTCGGGCTTTTCCAGCCTCTTTGACAACTTGGAAATCTTTGCCAAACAACAGGGCtacgccgactggtc AATCCCAGTGACCAAGCTGACCGTGAAGCTCGGTCTGGCTGCTATCTGTGCTTACATTGGTGCCCTCCTGGCCTTCCCTGGACTGCGACTGGCTCAGACTCATCTAGACGCTGTACAGATGAACTCAGATCGCCCCCTCATTCA GATTCTGCTGCACATGAGCTTCCTGTCTCCAGTCATTGTGTTGATTCTGTGGGTGAAACCCATTGCAAGGGACTTCCTGGCCAATGCACCCATGGGGAAGACTTCTGTCACAAT CGTCTCCAGTGAAACATTTGACAGCATGCGTCTGTGGATCATCGTGGTGTTGTGTGTGCTGCGGCTAGCACTGACTCGTTACCACCTGCAGGCCTACCTCAACCTGGCTCAGAAGTGGGTGGAGCAGATGAAGAAGGAGGCGGGACGTATCGCTGCCATTGACATCCAGAGGAAG GTCACACGAATCTTTTGCTACCTGACTGTAATTACTCTCCAGTATCTGGTTCCTATTTTTCTTGTCCTCTTCTCCACACTGGCACTCAAGGCACTAG GAGACTTCTCCTGGAGAGCTGGTGCAGAGCAGACCCCCGGGGTGACACCAGCACTGGTGATGCCCACAGCAGCACCCGTGCTGCCCGGTGGCCtcgatgaagatgaagaggggGTGGAGGATATGGAGGAGGACATCCAGGCCACAGTTGCGCATCTGACAGAGGCCTTCACAGCGCTGCGGTCCGTCCTCACTCCGCTGTTCTTCCGAGGTTTCTTCGCCTTCCTGACTTGGTGGGTGGCTGCCTGCCAGGTCATCAGCTCTCTGTTTGGCATCTACTTCCACCAGTACCTGATGCAGAACTAA